The proteins below come from a single Armatimonadota bacterium genomic window:
- a CDS encoding 2-hydroxyglutaryl-CoA dehydratase activator translates to MVRVGLDIGSDTIKAVVLLADGSLQRFPIRRVHARPLSRAKELFEELLALLACEELLLGVTGSGGVAVANALNTRVIDEPVALTAAVNRFLPDVRTLIEMGRECQKLLLFERDDRTGRLLLSDCDMGDRCAAGAGAFLEHMAARLNFSSIEEFAQVALRTEKPASLSGRCSVFTESDIVHLYQKGTSRERIAAGIHQAICRNFCNRIARSKDIQPEVAFIGGVSQNPAMIRFLTQELGIERLLIPEYARELGALGAALCATQKMNLREAIQLLCQQIVRPVTYASAGALCFERSEILQPPPQDGFLRDVPLAALGVDIGSVSTKAALVAERDGQIVVLASYYRRTDGDPLAAVRDTLFQIHQQIQQKGYRIGRIVAATTGSGRYLTGDFIGADLIRNEITAQASGTRAFLPDIDTILEIGGQDSKYIRLDGDAVVDYEMNKACAAGCGAFLEKQAAKLGIPIEEFGERALKAMNPPHMDWTCTVFTESAMVYYQQVGVPIEELCAAVCLAAVHNYLSKNVGGRPIGERVAFQGAVAFNRGMVAAFETVLGRKILVPPYPHLTGAIGVARLALLEAPAQSHFRGFEQVTEGRYQVGSFECRGCANQCDVNTFQIPGGRKFFYNDRCERFGAANRTRSERNLPDLFAEREQNLLEVYDKKAPDGAPRVGIPRVGMFYEYYPLYKAFFTEMGFEVVPSDKPNRHIVRDGLATAHSEFCFPIKAAHGHVLNLLEKGVDMLFVPGVVSVEQPDPHIRKSLTCPYLQALPELLKTYCKVEEKGVKYLAPRLHFQRGRRHLQRAFTQVAKEMGKNPREAKRALKVGLEALQRFREWQKERGLQILDSLGEDGKAFVVVGRPYVLYDESVNTNIGKKIRDMGILPIPQDFLPINDAHICDSWKAVNPRQVQRKLAAARIVREDPRLRAVVLTYFGCGPDSFANPFFKDELNEPCCILQIDEHTADAGIITRLEAFADTARGAKFPSEKPFIRASAISPQRARGRKVWVPYASEGAKVIAAALRACGVDAEIISRSPDPAMKRARAAITEDVCLPAFMTTEDILSRVQQPDFDPEREAFFMGSSDGPCRFGMYHILQKRILERMGLHTVDMVTLGTGDEENGLGTLFAMVAWDALVTHDLLQRMLHRTRPYCLNPADADAIYLRYLDAICDMLPEHQRRVQEGWNAIHSLLTTKHLEPLQELLLRAQDEFRRLPRRDERRPLIGVVGEFYVRIHEGANQDVIRRIEQLGGEAWLAPATEFFAYANCIGMYNERNRWLDTLRREHLVNFLAAWINHRLAKREEHTLAQVVHETLGDYPDISADEVIRLGSEFVHPDFGGEAICSLGKAVDFARRGLAGIVAVRPFGCMPGNVVAAFTRELRRRYGNIPMLNLDYDGFVDASRDMKLAHFMWQVKERWKGDGQPTVALVSAQARVGIATR, encoded by the coding sequence ATGGTTCGCGTTGGCCTGGACATCGGCTCCGATACGATAAAGGCGGTCGTTTTGCTTGCTGATGGTTCTCTGCAAAGGTTCCCCATTCGCCGCGTACATGCTCGTCCTCTTTCACGCGCCAAAGAGCTGTTCGAAGAGCTGCTTGCCCTTCTGGCATGTGAGGAATTACTGCTCGGAGTAACAGGTTCGGGCGGTGTGGCGGTGGCGAACGCGCTCAACACCAGAGTAATTGATGAGCCTGTTGCCCTCACTGCTGCCGTTAACCGTTTCCTGCCGGATGTGCGCACGCTGATTGAGATGGGCAGGGAGTGTCAGAAGCTTCTGTTGTTCGAGCGCGACGATAGAACAGGAAGGTTGCTTCTTTCCGATTGCGACATGGGCGACCGATGCGCAGCGGGCGCAGGCGCGTTTTTGGAGCACATGGCGGCGAGGCTCAACTTTTCCAGTATCGAGGAGTTCGCGCAGGTTGCTCTGCGCACTGAGAAGCCTGCTTCCCTCTCAGGGCGATGCAGTGTGTTCACCGAGTCCGACATCGTGCACCTCTACCAGAAAGGCACTTCACGTGAGCGCATCGCGGCGGGCATCCATCAGGCTATCTGTCGCAACTTCTGCAACCGCATTGCCCGCAGCAAAGACATCCAGCCCGAGGTGGCGTTCATCGGAGGTGTTTCCCAGAATCCGGCAATGATACGCTTTCTCACGCAGGAACTGGGCATAGAGCGGCTGCTTATCCCTGAATACGCCCGCGAGCTGGGCGCATTGGGGGCTGCATTGTGCGCCACGCAGAAGATGAACCTGCGCGAAGCCATCCAATTACTGTGCCAGCAGATAGTGCGCCCGGTGACCTATGCGAGCGCAGGCGCATTGTGCTTCGAACGCTCCGAAATCCTGCAACCGCCGCCACAGGACGGCTTTTTGCGCGACGTTCCCCTTGCCGCGTTAGGCGTGGATATCGGCTCCGTGTCTACCAAGGCAGCGCTGGTAGCCGAACGCGATGGACAAATAGTTGTGCTGGCAAGCTACTACCGACGCACCGACGGCGATCCTCTGGCCGCTGTGCGCGATACCCTTTTCCAGATTCACCAGCAGATTCAGCAGAAGGGTTACCGCATCGGTCGCATTGTGGCAGCGACCACTGGCTCTGGACGATATCTCACCGGTGACTTCATTGGCGCGGACCTCATCCGCAACGAAATCACCGCGCAGGCGAGCGGAACCCGCGCCTTCTTGCCCGATATTGACACCATCCTCGAAATCGGCGGCCAGGATTCGAAGTACATCCGGCTGGACGGCGACGCGGTGGTGGACTACGAAATGAACAAAGCCTGCGCGGCGGGATGCGGCGCGTTCCTGGAGAAACAAGCGGCAAAGCTGGGCATCCCCATTGAGGAGTTCGGCGAACGTGCGCTGAAGGCGATGAATCCGCCTCACATGGACTGGACCTGCACCGTGTTTACCGAGAGCGCGATGGTTTACTACCAGCAGGTAGGCGTGCCGATAGAAGAGTTGTGCGCAGCGGTATGCCTCGCGGCGGTGCATAACTACCTTAGTAAGAACGTGGGCGGCAGACCTATCGGCGAGAGGGTAGCGTTTCAGGGTGCGGTGGCGTTCAACAGGGGCATGGTGGCGGCGTTCGAAACCGTGCTGGGTAGAAAGATCCTCGTGCCACCTTACCCGCACCTGACGGGAGCCATTGGCGTGGCGAGGCTGGCATTGCTGGAGGCTCCCGCCCAGTCACACTTCCGCGGCTTCGAGCAGGTGACGGAAGGGCGCTATCAGGTCGGCTCCTTCGAATGTCGGGGGTGCGCTAACCAGTGCGATGTAAACACCTTCCAGATACCCGGTGGGCGCAAGTTCTTCTACAACGACCGTTGCGAGCGGTTCGGTGCAGCAAACCGTACCCGTTCGGAGCGCAATCTGCCCGACCTGTTCGCCGAGCGAGAGCAGAATCTACTTGAGGTGTACGACAAAAAGGCTCCTGATGGTGCACCGCGCGTTGGCATCCCGCGAGTGGGCATGTTCTACGAGTACTATCCCCTTTACAAAGCCTTCTTCACCGAGATGGGCTTTGAGGTCGTCCCCTCCGACAAGCCGAATCGACACATCGTACGCGACGGGCTGGCGACCGCACACAGTGAGTTCTGTTTCCCCATCAAGGCAGCGCATGGGCATGTGCTGAACCTGTTGGAGAAGGGCGTGGATATGCTTTTCGTGCCGGGTGTGGTCTCCGTTGAGCAACCCGACCCGCACATCCGTAAGTCGCTCACCTGTCCCTACTTGCAAGCTCTCCCCGAACTGCTAAAGACCTATTGCAAGGTAGAGGAGAAAGGGGTGAAGTATCTTGCCCCGCGCCTGCACTTCCAGCGCGGCAGACGCCACCTGCAGCGCGCGTTCACGCAAGTGGCAAAGGAGATGGGTAAAAACCCGCGCGAGGCAAAGCGCGCGTTAAAGGTAGGGCTGGAAGCCCTGCAGCGATTCCGCGAATGGCAGAAGGAGCGGGGACTGCAGATACTGGACTCACTGGGCGAGGATGGGAAGGCGTTCGTAGTGGTAGGTAGACCGTACGTGCTGTACGACGAATCGGTTAACACCAATATCGGCAAGAAGATACGCGACATGGGCATCCTGCCTATCCCTCAGGATTTCCTGCCCATCAACGACGCGCACATCTGCGATTCGTGGAAGGCGGTGAACCCACGCCAGGTACAGCGCAAGCTGGCGGCAGCCCGAATCGTGCGTGAAGACCCGCGCCTGCGCGCGGTGGTGCTGACCTACTTCGGCTGCGGACCGGACTCGTTCGCCAACCCCTTCTTCAAGGATGAGCTGAACGAGCCGTGCTGCATCTTGCAGATTGATGAACACACCGCCGATGCGGGCATTATCACCCGGCTGGAAGCGTTCGCGGATACCGCGCGGGGTGCGAAGTTCCCATCGGAAAAGCCCTTCATCCGCGCCTCAGCAATCAGCCCCCAACGGGCACGCGGGCGCAAGGTGTGGGTACCGTACGCTTCCGAGGGAGCGAAGGTGATTGCTGCCGCCCTGCGAGCGTGCGGTGTGGACGCGGAGATTATCTCCCGCTCACCCGACCCTGCCATGAAGCGCGCACGCGCCGCCATCACCGAGGACGTGTGCTTGCCCGCCTTCATGACCACCGAGGATATTCTGTCTCGTGTGCAACAGCCCGACTTCGACCCCGAACGCGAAGCCTTCTTCATGGGCAGCAGCGACGGTCCCTGCCGCTTCGGCATGTACCACATCCTGCAGAAGCGCATTTTGGAGAGGATGGGCTTGCATACGGTGGATATGGTGACGCTGGGCACGGGCGACGAAGAGAATGGGCTGGGCACGCTGTTTGCGATGGTCGCGTGGGATGCGCTGGTGACGCACGACTTGCTACAGCGGATGCTGCACCGTACGCGCCCATACTGCCTGAACCCCGCCGACGCGGATGCCATCTACCTGAGGTATCTGGACGCCATTTGCGACATGTTGCCGGAACACCAGCGTCGGGTACAGGAAGGCTGGAACGCTATCCACTCGTTGCTCACCACCAAACATTTGGAGCCGTTGCAGGAGCTGCTTTTGCGGGCGCAGGATGAGTTTCGGCGGTTGCCCAGGCGCGACGAACGCCGCCCCCTCATCGGCGTGGTGGGCGAGTTCTACGTGCGCATCCACGAGGGTGCGAATCAGGACGTGATTCGGCGCATCGAGCAGCTGGGCGGTGAGGCGTGGCTGGCTCCCGCTACCGAGTTCTTTGCCTACGCCAACTGCATCGGCATGTATAACGAGCGCAACCGCTGGCTGGACACCCTGCGTCGGGAACATCTAGTGAACTTCCTCGCCGCGTGGATAAACCACCGTCTTGCCAAACGCGAAGAGCACACGCTAGCGCAAGTGGTGCACGAAACGCTAGGTGACTATCCTGACATCAGCGCAGATGAGGTGATTCGACTCGGCTCGGAGTTCGTGCATCCCGACTTCGGTGGCGAGGCGATATGCAGTCTCGGCAAGGCAGTGGACTTCGCCCGACGCGGGCTGGCGGGCATCGTGGCAGTGCGCCCGTTCGGCTGTATGCCCGGCAACGTGGTGGCGGCGTTCACCCGCGAGCTGCGCCGTCGCTACGGCAACATCCCGATGCTAAACCTGGACTACGACGGCTTTGTAGATGCTAGCCGCGACATGAAGCTGGCACACTTTATGTGGCAGGTGAAGGAACGCTGGAAGGGCGACGGTCAGCCCACGGTCGCGCTGGTATCCGCGCAGGCACGGGTGGGCATAGCAACACGCTAG